One part of the Nostoc sp. PCC 7120 = FACHB-418 genome encodes these proteins:
- a CDS encoding peptidoglycan-binding domain-containing protein: MSDITMLMTGLLMTNQLASSNLPNLSVIQIDANKKNLIESQSYQLLSEAQAKSSDAIWKNNDSSGISATPQSHPQKNRIAKIKKMFAKNLGNFSELDSSASLKNKFAKRKNLIAKRRRVQFNFTKFKKSSFPNSQELARKQRNINNIVIASSQTLTNPISPNLSFSNSGVSVRVLQRLLVANGYPIPVDGVFGPVTEIAVKAFQEQQNLTVDGIVGVQTWYCLTTHSK; the protein is encoded by the coding sequence ATGAGTGATATCACAATGTTAATGACAGGGCTATTGATGACAAATCAACTGGCATCATCAAATTTGCCCAACCTATCTGTAATTCAGATAGATGCAAATAAGAAAAACTTGATAGAGAGCCAATCATATCAACTATTATCAGAGGCTCAGGCTAAGTCATCTGATGCTATTTGGAAAAATAATGATTCATCTGGTATTTCAGCAACACCTCAATCCCATCCTCAAAAAAATAGAATAGCAAAAATAAAGAAAATGTTTGCCAAGAATTTAGGTAATTTTTCTGAATTAGATTCTTCTGCATCTTTAAAAAATAAGTTTGCTAAAAGAAAAAACTTAATAGCAAAACGACGCAGAGTTCAGTTCAATTTTACAAAATTTAAAAAGTCAAGTTTTCCTAATAGTCAAGAGTTAGCACGCAAACAACGAAATATTAATAATATTGTGATTGCCAGTTCTCAAACGTTGACGAACCCAATATCACCTAATCTAAGTTTTAGTAATTCAGGTGTATCTGTCAGAGTATTACAACGGTTATTAGTGGCTAATGGCTATCCTATTCCAGTCGATGGGGTTTTTGGGCCAGTCACAGAAATTGCTGTAAAAGCCTTTCAGGAGCAACAAAATTTAACAGTTGATGGAATAGTGGGAGTGCAAACATGGTACTGTCTGACTACACACAGCAAATAG
- a CDS encoding rhomboid family intramembrane serine protease codes for MFPLYDENPTRITPYFTYGLIGMNVLVFLHEVSLSNAQLNQFFSQYAVVPQELTSNLAGEWPTLFTSQFLHGGWWHLISNMVFLWVFGNNIEERLGHFKYLIFYLACGALAALCQWFIGMSSTIPSLGASGAISGVLGAYLIRFPQARVTTLIFLGFFVTTISVPALVIIGIFFVQNVISGLVSLQAAANMSVQTGGVAYWAHIGGFVFGIILAPIFGLFRRD; via the coding sequence GTGTTTCCCCTCTACGACGAAAATCCGACGCGAATCACCCCCTATTTCACCTACGGTTTAATTGGGATGAACGTTTTAGTTTTTCTTCACGAAGTGAGTCTGTCTAATGCTCAATTAAATCAGTTTTTCAGTCAGTATGCAGTAGTCCCTCAAGAGTTAACCTCCAATTTAGCTGGTGAATGGCCGACGTTATTCACCTCGCAATTTTTGCACGGTGGTTGGTGGCATTTGATATCGAATATGGTGTTTCTTTGGGTGTTTGGCAACAATATTGAAGAACGCCTGGGGCATTTCAAATATTTAATTTTTTATTTGGCTTGTGGTGCTTTAGCTGCCTTGTGTCAGTGGTTTATTGGTATGTCTTCCACCATTCCTTCCTTGGGTGCTAGTGGTGCCATTTCCGGGGTTCTCGGTGCATACCTGATTCGTTTTCCCCAAGCTAGGGTGACAACGTTAATTTTCTTAGGTTTCTTTGTAACAACAATCAGTGTTCCAGCCCTAGTGATTATCGGCATTTTCTTTGTGCAAAATGTTATATCCGGTCTTGTCAGCCTACAAGCAGCCGCTAACATGAGTGTACAAACAGGGGGTGTCGCTTATTGGGCGCACATTGGTGGTTTTGTGTTTGGCATAATTCTTGCCCCTATATTTGGTTTGTTTAGACGGGACTAA
- a CDS encoding glycoside hydrolase family 10 protein produces MPIEFQPQSIRVNTWLTKLLSIPKKLLFVLQGWRSIKRLLPVLFALSFTTVLLLQNLTPATAQFFQSPRQEIRGVWLTNNDFDILRNRAKVQDTLAQLRRLNFNTIYPVVWNDGYTKYPSAVTQRMGIPYFFRGTEGQDVIADIISQARSQGLLAIPWFEFGFMAPLTSELASQHPDWLTQKRDGTQTSISAAGEVAWMNPFHPEVQQFITDLVVEIITKYNADGIQFDDHMSLPVDFGYDKYTINLYRQETGNPPPSNPQAQAWVKWRADKITAFMVQLNQAVKARKPNAIFAVSPNYYDFAYKLQLQDWLNWVRLGVVDELVVQVYRNDLQSFNSKLITPEIIETQQLIPTGIGIMTGLRNRQVSMSQIQSQVRAAQERGLGAVFFYYESLWDYAPEPVAQRQASFQQLFPNPARRDTSQITARKPSFNTISVPLYTKGSVGQRERGYFLELAVAGGQPRRVLMDTGSGGLRVPREFLGNAPITRTGQIVREVLNDGTILEGELVYTSMRIGLIATEEPVPVQVVTSRQCIAQKPNCSARGNTPFSGIIGVNYAERSLPYNPFRKLPGNLSNGFIIAGDRASGNSSLILGLTAPNRGGFNLASLTQQPVMNSIPGNRWDSRLNGVCLTISGSAMKNTCNAKMIADTGIISSFIDFKSASLMGKLKPGRLNPKNTLKLSIPRIFDYSLTPGNRNGLNVWNLHVSPQLDQAMVVNSGIALFDRYNVLFDPVNGREGFRPRS; encoded by the coding sequence ATGCCAATTGAATTCCAACCCCAAAGCATTCGAGTTAACACTTGGTTAACTAAGTTATTATCCATACCTAAAAAATTGCTTTTTGTTCTTCAAGGTTGGCGGTCAATTAAGCGACTTCTTCCAGTCTTGTTTGCACTGTCATTTACCACAGTACTGTTACTACAAAACCTCACGCCAGCAACGGCTCAATTTTTCCAATCACCACGCCAAGAAATTCGGGGAGTTTGGCTAACAAATAATGACTTTGACATCCTCAGAAATCGCGCTAAAGTGCAGGACACACTTGCTCAATTGCGGCGGTTGAACTTTAATACAATTTATCCTGTTGTTTGGAACGATGGCTATACCAAGTATCCCAGTGCTGTCACCCAACGCATGGGCATTCCTTATTTCTTTCGAGGGACAGAAGGGCAAGACGTAATTGCAGACATTATTAGTCAAGCGCGTAGTCAAGGTTTACTAGCTATACCTTGGTTCGAGTTTGGTTTTATGGCTCCCTTAACTTCCGAACTAGCATCCCAGCATCCAGATTGGCTAACGCAAAAGCGGGATGGAACCCAAACCTCCATTAGTGCTGCGGGTGAAGTAGCTTGGATGAATCCCTTCCACCCAGAAGTACAGCAGTTTATTACTGACCTGGTAGTAGAAATCATTACCAAATACAACGCTGATGGGATTCAATTTGATGACCACATGAGTTTACCCGTTGATTTTGGGTATGACAAATACACAATTAATCTGTATAGACAGGAAACTGGGAATCCGCCGCCGTCTAATCCTCAAGCCCAAGCATGGGTCAAATGGCGGGCCGATAAAATTACAGCTTTCATGGTGCAACTAAATCAAGCTGTGAAAGCCAGAAAACCCAATGCCATTTTTGCGGTTTCGCCTAATTACTATGACTTTGCATACAAATTGCAACTACAAGATTGGCTCAACTGGGTCAGGTTGGGTGTTGTAGATGAGTTAGTCGTCCAGGTTTACCGGAATGATTTGCAAAGTTTTAATAGTAAACTCATCACTCCAGAAATTATCGAAACACAGCAATTAATACCTACTGGTATAGGTATTATGACTGGCTTAAGAAATCGCCAAGTTTCCATGTCACAAATTCAGTCGCAAGTCAGGGCAGCACAAGAACGTGGCTTGGGAGCGGTTTTTTTCTACTACGAAAGCCTTTGGGACTATGCACCAGAACCAGTGGCGCAACGACAGGCTTCTTTTCAACAACTGTTTCCCAATCCGGCTAGGCGTGATACTTCTCAAATCACAGCCCGAAAGCCCAGTTTTAATACTATCTCAGTTCCCTTATATACAAAAGGTTCTGTCGGTCAACGAGAGCGGGGTTATTTTCTCGAACTAGCAGTTGCTGGTGGTCAGCCAAGGCGTGTTCTGATGGATACAGGCTCTGGGGGGCTGAGAGTGCCGAGAGAGTTTTTAGGCAATGCCCCTATCACTAGAACTGGTCAGATAGTCAGAGAAGTGCTAAACGATGGCACTATCCTCGAAGGAGAGTTAGTTTACACAAGTATGCGTATTGGGTTAATTGCCACTGAAGAACCTGTGCCGGTGCAAGTTGTCACCAGTCGCCAATGTATAGCCCAAAAACCTAATTGTTCTGCCAGAGGTAACACACCATTCTCTGGTATTATCGGTGTCAACTATGCAGAGCGCTCACTGCCCTACAATCCTTTCAGAAAACTACCAGGGAATTTAAGTAACGGATTCATTATTGCAGGCGATCGCGCTAGTGGTAACAGTAGCCTCATCCTGGGTTTAACAGCACCGAATCGAGGCGGGTTCAATCTAGCTTCCCTGACTCAACAACCCGTGATGAATAGTATTCCAGGAAACAGATGGGACTCTAGACTCAACGGAGTTTGTTTAACTATTTCTGGCAGTGCTATGAAAAATACCTGTAATGCCAAAATGATAGCGGATACTGGCATAATCAGTAGTTTTATTGACTTCAAGTCTGCTTCCCTCATGGGTAAACTAAAACCCGGCAGGTTGAACCCAAAAAACACACTCAAGTTATCCATTCCTCGCATCTTTGACTACAGCCTCACCCCAGGAAATCGCAACGGGTTAAATGTATGGAATCTCCATGTGTCACCACAGCTAGATCAAGCTATGGTTGTGAATAGTGGCATAGCACTTTTTGACCGATACAATGTACTTTTTGACCCGGTGAATGGACGGGAAGGTTTTCGTCCTCGCAGTTAA
- a CDS encoding cobyrinate a,c-diamide synthase produces MALVIAGERSGVGKTTVTLTLLASLCRRSAIVQSFKVGPDYIDPMFHTYVTGRACRNLDPVLTSEAYVQQCFARHYQESEYALVEGVMGLFDGIGRQEAGGQGAGGRENNFSTSHSALTTDFASTAHVARLLDLPVVLVIDCSRLSGSVAAIAHGYCSFDPRIKMAGVVLNRVGSDRHLSLLQDALKPLQLPILGVLRRQDDITIPDRHLGLIPTAELPELNAVINRLADLGDTCFDWQNLLPLLQAKEVGGREQGAGSRGQGAGEAGEAGGELTARFSPNPQSPIPNPQSPVPHPPKIAVARDRAFNFYYQDNLDLLQQLGAELVFWSPLTDGELPSGVRGMYFGGGFPEVFASQLAENSSARDAVKQAILAGMPTIAECGGLMYLCEQIIDFEGQSWPMVGVLPTSAAMGGRLTLGYRRAVALQDSLLVNVGTHIYGHEFHRSRLITAPTQPLFETYRYDCPENMGCEGWGFPKNIHASYVHLHWGESGEIPRQFIQQCAYFGETIDLVHMY; encoded by the coding sequence ATGGCTTTAGTTATTGCTGGGGAACGTAGTGGGGTGGGCAAGACAACAGTCACGCTCACCCTTTTAGCATCTTTATGTCGGCGTAGTGCCATAGTGCAATCCTTCAAAGTCGGGCCAGACTATATTGACCCGATGTTTCACACCTATGTTACTGGTCGTGCTTGCCGCAATTTAGATCCAGTTTTAACTTCAGAAGCTTACGTTCAGCAATGTTTTGCTCGTCATTACCAAGAGAGTGAATATGCTCTGGTTGAAGGAGTGATGGGGTTGTTTGATGGAATTGGGAGGCAGGAAGCAGGGGGGCAGGGGGCAGGGGGCAGGGAGAATAACTTTAGTACTTCCCATTCAGCACTCACTACTGACTTTGCTAGTACGGCTCATGTGGCGCGGCTTTTAGATTTGCCGGTGGTTTTGGTGATTGATTGTAGTCGCTTGTCTGGTTCTGTGGCAGCGATCGCCCACGGTTACTGCTCTTTTGATCCGCGCATTAAAATGGCTGGGGTGGTGTTAAATCGCGTGGGCAGCGATCGCCATCTCTCTCTCCTCCAAGATGCCCTGAAACCTCTGCAATTACCTATACTCGGTGTACTACGTCGTCAAGATGACATTACCATTCCCGATCGCCATCTCGGTTTGATCCCCACTGCCGAACTACCAGAGTTAAATGCCGTCATCAATCGTCTTGCTGATTTAGGTGATACTTGTTTCGATTGGCAAAATTTATTACCTCTGTTGCAGGCGAAAGAGGTAGGGGGCAGGGAGCAGGGAGCAGGGAGCAGGGGGCAGGGAGCAGGGGAGGCAGGGGAGGCAGGGGGAGAACTGACTGCAAGATTTTCGCCCAATCCCCAATCCCCAATCCCCAATCCCCAATCCCCAGTCCCCCATCCCCCTAAAATCGCCGTTGCCCGCGATCGCGCTTTTAACTTCTATTACCAAGACAATCTTGATTTGTTGCAGCAGTTGGGGGCGGAACTGGTTTTCTGGAGTCCTTTAACAGATGGGGAACTACCATCTGGTGTACGGGGAATGTACTTTGGTGGCGGTTTTCCAGAAGTGTTTGCCTCACAGCTAGCCGAAAATAGTAGCGCCCGTGATGCGGTGAAACAAGCTATTCTCGCAGGAATGCCCACGATTGCTGAATGTGGGGGGTTGATGTATTTGTGTGAGCAAATTATCGATTTTGAGGGGCAATCCTGGCCGATGGTGGGAGTTTTACCAACATCTGCGGCAATGGGTGGACGTTTAACTTTGGGATATCGCCGTGCTGTAGCCTTGCAAGATAGCTTGTTAGTGAATGTAGGCACCCACATTTACGGACACGAGTTTCATCGCTCACGGCTGATTACAGCGCCCACTCAGCCCTTATTTGAAACTTACCGCTATGATTGTCCAGAAAATATGGGTTGTGAAGGATGGGGTTTCCCGAAAAATATCCATGCCTCTTACGTTCACCTTCACTGGGGAGAGAGTGGAGAAATTCCCCGGCAGTTTATTCAGCAGTGCGCTTATTTTGGCGAAACCATTGATTTAGTGCATATGTACTAA
- a CDS encoding HU family DNA-binding protein — MNKGELVDAVAEKASVTKKQADAVLTAALETIIEAVSSGDKVTLVGFGSFESRERKAREGRNPKTNEKMEIPATRVPAFSAGKLFREKVAPPKA; from the coding sequence ATGAACAAAGGTGAATTGGTTGATGCCGTAGCTGAAAAAGCTAGTGTTACTAAAAAACAAGCTGATGCCGTCTTAACAGCTGCTTTGGAAACGATTATTGAAGCTGTCTCTTCTGGCGATAAAGTTACGCTGGTAGGATTTGGCTCTTTTGAATCACGGGAACGTAAAGCTCGTGAAGGTCGTAACCCCAAAACTAACGAAAAGATGGAAATTCCAGCGACAAGGGTTCCTGCTTTCTCTGCCGGTAAGTTGTTCAGAGAAAAAGTAGCACCCCCAAAAGCATAG
- the cobD gene encoding threonine-phosphate decarboxylase CobD: MRQPNHGGNLAWAAALAGCPADAIVDFSASISPLGPPQNAIAAIQSQISNLRHYPDPDYRELRLALSHFHQLPLEWILPGNGSAELLTLAGRELAQLAATILITPAFGDYYRTLRAYHAKVLEFPLVSAESRILGTECHLTQLHTQHSGLITNYALLLNNPHNPTGKLFTREAILPLLEQFALVVVDEAFMDFVPPDEEQSLIPVVAEYPNLVILRSLTKFYSLPGLRLGYAIAHPDRLQKWQLWRDPWPVNTLAAAAAIAALEDREFQAQTWQWLPPAREELFQGLTAIPGLIPQASAANFLLVETQQSSLDLQQKLLQQHQILIRDCLSFKELGDRFFRVAVRSHTDNQRLTKALSAIVQNSFDH; this comes from the coding sequence ATGCGGCAACCAAATCACGGGGGAAATTTAGCTTGGGCAGCAGCATTGGCTGGTTGTCCTGCGGATGCGATTGTAGATTTTTCTGCTAGCATCAGCCCGTTGGGGCCGCCTCAAAATGCGATCGCTGCTATTCAGTCACAAATTAGTAATCTTAGGCACTATCCAGACCCTGATTACCGTGAACTGAGGCTGGCTCTAAGTCATTTCCATCAATTACCTTTAGAGTGGATTCTGCCGGGCAATGGTTCAGCAGAATTACTTACTCTCGCAGGTAGGGAATTAGCTCAATTAGCCGCAACAATTTTAATCACTCCAGCCTTTGGCGATTACTACCGCACCTTAAGGGCGTACCACGCTAAAGTACTGGAGTTTCCCCTTGTTAGTGCTGAGTCACGAATATTGGGTACAGAGTGTCACTTAACGCAACTTCACACCCAGCACTCAGGACTCATCACTAACTATGCTTTGTTACTCAACAATCCCCACAACCCAACAGGAAAGCTATTCACAAGAGAGGCGATTTTGCCTCTGCTGGAACAGTTTGCTTTGGTGGTGGTGGATGAAGCATTTATGGATTTTGTCCCTCCTGATGAGGAACAAAGCCTGATTCCAGTAGTGGCAGAATATCCTAACCTAGTGATATTGCGATCGCTGACAAAATTCTACAGTCTCCCAGGGCTGAGATTAGGATATGCGATCGCTCACCCTGATCGTCTGCAAAAATGGCAATTATGGCGTGACCCCTGGCCGGTCAATACCTTGGCGGCGGCGGCGGCGATAGCTGCCCTTGAGGATCGAGAATTCCAAGCACAAACTTGGCAATGGCTACCACCTGCAAGAGAGGAACTATTCCAAGGCCTAACCGCCATCCCAGGATTAATACCCCAAGCTAGCGCTGCTAACTTCTTACTGGTGGAAACACAACAATCGAGTTTAGACTTACAGCAAAAATTACTCCAGCAGCACCAGATTTTAATTCGTGATTGTCTTAGCTTTAAAGAACTAGGCGATCGTTTTTTCCGCGTCGCCGTCCGTTCTCACACAGACAATCAACGCTTAACAAAAGCACTAAGCGCAATAGTCCAAAACTCTTTTGACCACTGA
- a CDS encoding dihydrolipoyl dehydrogenase family protein yields MTIDYDVVIIGGSLAGRYAALTATQMGAKVALVESQLNNSLIVHQAIGEIANLTQNLHNLAGCGIDAVHPDTSEKCQISLKWAAALFSAQGIAANVQEQMSLAHLSAQGVDVIVDSGQFQRSPHLAFVVGQRLLRGRTYLLASGSLPAIPKIEGLQATDYLTPANIWQYLYKQHSPSSELPQNWVIIGGTPQSIEISQTLARLGCSITLVVKSLHLLPQLDPEIAQLLQAQLEIDGVRILTQKMVTQVKRIDDKKWVQAGEKAIEADEILVAIGQKPNIESLNLPEVGVKWQQHRLLVNEKLQTTNHRIYACGDVICGYDLPNVANYEARIALNNALFLPRLQVNYQNTPWAILSHPTLAQVGVTENQAKRQFSQQEVIVLRHYYKSIAAAQLKNEITGICKLVVLGNGKILGATIFSTQARELINLIALAMSRNISVKHLGNLSAVYPSFSELLEQTARDFSQHRFNNNTAWQDWLENLFYLRRNWNL; encoded by the coding sequence ATGACTATTGACTACGATGTCGTGATTATTGGCGGCAGTCTCGCAGGACGCTATGCCGCCCTTACCGCCACCCAAATGGGGGCTAAAGTGGCATTGGTAGAATCCCAGCTAAATAACAGTTTGATTGTTCACCAAGCCATAGGGGAAATTGCCAACCTAACCCAAAATTTGCATAATTTGGCTGGCTGTGGCATCGATGCTGTACACCCTGATACTTCTGAAAAGTGCCAAATTTCCCTAAAATGGGCAGCAGCATTGTTTTCGGCTCAAGGTATTGCCGCTAACGTCCAAGAACAAATGTCTCTTGCTCACTTGTCAGCCCAAGGAGTCGATGTCATTGTTGACAGTGGACAATTTCAACGCTCACCCCATTTAGCTTTTGTTGTAGGTCAGCGCCTACTACGCGGTCGCACTTATCTACTTGCTAGTGGTTCCCTACCAGCAATTCCCAAAATTGAAGGATTACAAGCTACCGACTACCTGACACCAGCAAATATTTGGCAATATTTATACAAACAACATTCTCCATCTTCGGAACTACCCCAAAATTGGGTAATTATTGGCGGTACTCCTCAAAGCATCGAAATATCGCAAACTTTAGCCAGACTGGGTTGCAGTATCACTTTGGTAGTTAAATCTCTTCATCTTCTACCTCAGCTTGACCCAGAAATTGCCCAGTTGCTTCAAGCACAGTTAGAAATCGATGGTGTACGCATCCTAACTCAAAAAATGGTGACACAAGTCAAGCGAATCGACGATAAAAAATGGGTTCAGGCAGGAGAAAAAGCAATAGAAGCTGATGAGATTCTAGTAGCAATTGGCCAGAAACCAAATATTGAATCTTTGAATTTGCCAGAAGTAGGAGTGAAATGGCAGCAGCATCGTTTACTGGTCAACGAAAAACTACAGACTACCAATCACCGAATTTATGCTTGTGGTGATGTCATTTGCGGTTACGACTTGCCTAACGTAGCTAATTACGAAGCTCGAATTGCTTTGAACAATGCTCTGTTTCTTCCCAGGTTGCAAGTTAATTACCAAAATACTCCTTGGGCGATATTATCCCACCCAACTTTAGCCCAGGTTGGGGTGACGGAGAACCAGGCAAAACGCCAATTTAGTCAACAAGAAGTTATCGTCTTGAGGCATTACTATAAATCCATAGCAGCAGCCCAACTGAAAAATGAAATTACAGGTATTTGTAAATTAGTGGTGCTAGGCAACGGAAAAATTTTAGGAGCTACTATATTTAGTACACAAGCCAGAGAGTTAATTAATCTCATTGCTTTGGCAATGTCTCGCAATATTTCTGTCAAACACTTAGGGAATTTATCTGCTGTCTATCCAAGTTTCTCAGAACTTTTAGAACAAACAGCACGAGATTTTAGCCAACACAGGTTCAATAACAACACAGCTTGGCAAGATTGGTTGGAGAATCTCTTTTATTTGCGCCGTAATTGGAATTTGTGA
- a CDS encoding ABC transporter substrate-binding protein: MLRRGILFTFGIFLSIILIACNTTNTQQPQAQATQSITTPNTPSQELAKLSAKRVVTLSSLTTDIIFQLDKTKLVGISGSSLFKNDPRFQDIPRISEGQSPPNLEKIVALKPDLVIGAEGFSNQPIQRLQQLGIPTLLTQINTWKSLEEITAKLAQLIDVNPQPLLERYRSFLGDKPGTNTSTLVLVSSQPILAPNKNSWAGDLLEKFQVKNLAAELQGKSPIAGYVTLSAEKVLEANPEAVVLITPPQGGSKTEVLDSFKKESFWQKLPATKNNRVYVFDYYGLVNPGSIDAIEKACEQIKKDLLA, translated from the coding sequence ATGCTGCGTCGCGGGATATTATTTACTTTTGGAATTTTCTTGAGCATAATTTTAATCGCGTGTAATACTACAAATACTCAGCAGCCACAAGCACAAGCTACGCAAAGTATTACAACACCTAATACTCCATCTCAAGAATTAGCAAAATTATCTGCTAAAAGAGTTGTGACACTCTCTTCTCTAACCACAGATATTATTTTTCAACTGGATAAAACAAAGCTTGTAGGTATTTCTGGTAGCTCATTATTCAAAAATGACCCCCGTTTCCAAGATATACCCCGTATCAGCGAAGGTCAAAGTCCCCCCAATTTGGAAAAAATTGTGGCGCTCAAGCCTGATTTAGTCATTGGTGCAGAAGGTTTTTCTAATCAACCAATTCAAAGACTCCAACAATTAGGTATTCCCACCTTACTGACTCAAATAAATACATGGAAGTCTTTAGAAGAAATTACAGCAAAGCTGGCTCAGTTAATTGATGTTAATCCCCAACCTTTATTAGAACGTTATCGGAGTTTTCTAGGGGATAAGCCAGGAACAAATACTTCTACTTTAGTTCTGGTTAGTAGTCAACCAATTTTAGCTCCCAATAAGAATAGTTGGGCTGGGGATTTACTCGAAAAATTCCAAGTAAAAAATTTAGCAGCAGAACTACAAGGAAAAAGCCCAATCGCTGGTTATGTAACTCTTTCGGCTGAGAAAGTTTTAGAAGCTAATCCAGAAGCGGTTGTTCTAATTACTCCTCCTCAAGGTGGTTCAAAAACAGAAGTTTTAGATTCTTTCAAGAAAGAGAGTTTTTGGCAAAAATTACCCGCGACTAAGAATAATCGAGTCTATGTTTTTGACTATTATGGGTTAGTAAATCCAGGTAGTATAGATGCTATAGAGAAGGCTTGTGAGCAGATTAAGAAAGATTTGCTAGCTTAA
- a CDS encoding FTR1 family iron permease — MNFSTALPTFVITLREGVEAALVVGIVLALLKKAKQSRLNPWVYAGVAVGIVISALIGVLFTWIIQAVGAANPQYTVVVEPMLEGVFSVLAIAMLSWMLIWMTKQARFMKAQVEGAVTDALTQNSNAGWGVFSLILVAVVREGFETVLFIAANFQQGLIPTIGALAGLATAAAIGVLLFKLGVKIDIRQFFQVMGVLLVLIVAGLVVSALKHFDDAVANLALSSRASENLCFYYQHFTKIHSCILGPLVWNTEQILPDEQFPGVILKSLFGYRQHLYIVEAVGYLLFLLTVGGLYFRSLTGGAPQSNKKISIAER; from the coding sequence ATGAACTTTAGTACTGCTCTACCTACTTTTGTCATTACACTCCGAGAAGGAGTAGAAGCCGCCTTAGTTGTTGGTATTGTCTTAGCTTTGCTCAAAAAGGCTAAACAATCCCGCCTCAACCCTTGGGTGTACGCTGGTGTCGCCGTTGGTATCGTAATCAGTGCGCTAATTGGTGTGCTATTCACTTGGATAATTCAAGCAGTTGGAGCCGCTAATCCTCAATACACAGTGGTAGTGGAACCGATGCTAGAAGGCGTTTTTAGTGTGTTGGCGATCGCTATGCTCAGTTGGATGCTAATCTGGATGACAAAACAAGCCAGATTCATGAAAGCGCAAGTCGAAGGAGCAGTTACAGACGCACTCACACAAAACTCAAATGCTGGCTGGGGTGTTTTTAGCTTAATTCTCGTTGCTGTTGTTCGTGAAGGTTTTGAAACAGTATTATTCATCGCCGCCAATTTTCAACAGGGACTTATACCGACAATAGGCGCTCTGGCGGGTTTGGCAACAGCAGCAGCTATTGGTGTACTTTTATTTAAATTAGGCGTTAAAATTGATATCCGCCAATTCTTCCAAGTAATGGGCGTTTTATTAGTATTAATTGTTGCAGGATTAGTTGTTTCCGCCTTAAAGCATTTCGATGATGCTGTAGCAAACTTAGCTCTTAGCAGCCGCGCCTCAGAAAATCTTTGTTTTTATTACCAACATTTTACTAAAATCCACTCTTGTATTTTAGGGCCGCTGGTTTGGAATACTGAGCAAATCTTACCCGATGAACAGTTTCCTGGTGTAATTCTCAAATCCTTATTTGGCTACAGACAACATCTTTATATTGTAGAAGCAGTGGGATATCTTTTATTCTTATTAACTGTTGGTGGTTTATATTTCCGCAGTTTAACTGGTGGTGCGCCCCAATCTAATAAGAAGATATCAATTGCAGAAAGATAA
- a CDS encoding ferritin-like domain-containing protein yields the protein MQELNQNKAIDLLNAIMEFELAGVVRYTHYSLMVTGPNRIPIVAFFKAQASESLLHAQQVGEILTGLDGHPTLRIAPMEETYKHTVKDILQESLNHERKALEMYKSLLDTVANASIYLEEFARSMIGQEELHNLELKKMLRDFI from the coding sequence ATGCAAGAGCTTAACCAAAATAAGGCCATTGACCTACTTAACGCCATCATGGAATTTGAACTCGCTGGCGTAGTGCGCTATACACATTATTCCTTGATGGTAACCGGCCCTAATCGCATTCCCATTGTTGCTTTCTTCAAAGCACAAGCCAGTGAATCTCTACTCCATGCTCAACAAGTAGGAGAAATTCTCACAGGTTTAGATGGACATCCCACCCTGAGAATTGCCCCAATGGAGGAAACCTACAAGCATACTGTTAAGGATATCCTACAAGAAAGCTTGAACCATGAGAGAAAGGCATTGGAAATGTATAAATCTTTGTTAGATACTGTAGCCAATGCCAGTATTTATCTAGAAGAATTCGCTCGCAGCATGATTGGACAAGAAGAGCTACACAATCTCGAATTGAAAAAAATGCTACGAGATTTTATCTAG